In one window of Henckelia pumila isolate YLH828 chromosome 1, ASM3356847v2, whole genome shotgun sequence DNA:
- the LOC140875819 gene encoding uncharacterized protein — MQTSINDELQRRFEGAKHAADIHLYLKELFGEQTRPLRHATVKELITLRMRDGASVHEHGVRMIGLVEKLVGMDLVLSAELTTDVLLLSLPSSFDSFVVNFNMNKMEPTLEELVMERSKRLREGETFLRMGNGAIVAAKAMEDGHVERAKGQLNLIHTYVCGPLSITTKRVHSYFITFTDDFSRNVAVN; from the exons ATGCAGACTTCTATAAATGATGAGCTGCAGAGGCGTTTTGAGggtgcaaagcatgctgctgacattcatttgtaTCTCAAAGAGCTCTTTGGTGAGCAAACACGCCCACTTAGACATGCGACAGTCAAGGAGCTGATaactttgcgcatgcgagatggggcttcggtccatgagcatggtgtGAGGATGATTGGGCTTGTGGAGAAGCTTGTTGGCATGGATCTTGTATTGTCAGCAGAGTTGACCACGGatgtgttgctcttgtcactacCGAGCTCATTTGATtcttttgtggtgaacttcaacatgaacaagatgGAACcgacccttgaggagttg gtgatggaaAGAAGTAAGAGGCTTAGGgaaggtgagaccttcttgaggatgggcaatggagCAATAGTTGCTGCCAAAGCCATGGAAGAT ggccatgtggagcgagccaaagGACAGTTGAATTTGATCCATACATATGTGTgcggtccacttagcatcaccactaagcgtgtacattcttacttcatcacATTTACCGATGATttctcaag gaatgttgcagtcAACTAA